Below is a window of Mycolicibacterium chitae DNA.
CGCTGGCGCGCGACGGCGAAACCTTTGCGCCGCACTGGGATCGGTGGGCCGCTCAGGAACGGGAATTCATCGGCCGCGACCACCCGCGTTCGGTGGCCGACGTCGTCATCGAGCTGCCGGCTGCCCGACGGGGATGAGGCCGAACATCTGCTTGATCGTCATCATCAGCCAGCCCGCGGTGGCCGGGCTGTGATACCGCGTCCAGTTCATCTGCAGGCTCAGCACCCAGGGCTGCCCGGTGCGGTCGACGGCGTACCAGCTGAACGTCAGATCGCCGGGCAGGTTGCCCGCCTTCGCGGCGATGTAGGGCCATTTCTCGCGGTCGAGGTCGATGCCGGGGATGGCCGAGACGATGTCCCTGACCGGTGCGGTGGGTCCCGTCGCCCCGGTCTGTAGGCCGGCGTGCACCCGGCAGATGTCCTCGGCGCTGCCGTACCACTCCGCGCCGTAGGGCGAGGCCGGTGAGTGGCTGCGCTCCGGATCCGGTTCGTAGGGGCGCGATTTGGCGTCGCGCAGCATCTCGGCGCGACCCTCGCGGGAGGCGTGCTTCCACTGTTCCCGCACATCCGGCCGGCCCCACCCCACGGAGAACAGCTCGCGCATGGTGGGGAAGGGCGTCATGCTCGCCGGGTCGTGATGTCCGGCGTCGACCAGGGCGCGTTCGACCGCCGCGGTGCCGACGCGGTTGATCAACATGTCGGTGGCCATGTTGTCGCTGTTGGCGATCATCTTCTCGGCCAGGTCGCGCACCGGAACCTTGGCCCCGGGCGGCAGTTCGTCGAAGCCGGACGAGCCCACCGCCTTGGTGGCCTCGGTGATCGCCAGTTCCTCGTCCCACGACAGCGCCCCGGCGCGGACCTCCTCGGCCACGGCGTAGAGCACGTAGAGCTTGAAAATCGATGCCAGCGGCAGCGATTCGGCGGTGTTGGTGCCGGCGACCTGTTCGCAGCGGCCGTCGACGATCCGCGAGACCCGGTAGGAGTAACGCGCCCCGGTCGCCGACAGCACATCGTCGACGTCGGCCCAGGACTTGATCTCCGGCGGGTGGTTGACGACCTCGAACCGGTCGACCATGCCCGCATCGTCGGTGTCGAGTTCGATGTCCTGCCGGGCGCCGTAGGACGTCAGCAGCCGCAGCGTGGCCGAACCGGCGCCGTACTCGATGCCGCTGAGCGTGTAGGGCCGGTCCCACCACAGCCCGTCCATGGTGGTGACCACGGCGTCGACCTGGTCCGGGGCGGC
It encodes the following:
- a CDS encoding serine hydrolase encodes the protein MCWTLPVLPHRVRTAAALALGAALVVVSVGSCAPAEVPSAQAGSAGVQISTGTPQGVRAQQVMDMLNSDWPIGPVGVETLAAPDQVDAVVTTMDGLWWDRPYTLSGIEYGAGSATLRLLTSYGARQDIELDTDDAGMVDRFEVVNHPPEIKSWADVDDVLSATGARYSYRVSRIVDGRCEQVAGTNTAESLPLASIFKLYVLYAVAEEVRAGALSWDEELAITEATKAVGSSGFDELPPGAKVPVRDLAEKMIANSDNMATDMLINRVGTAAVERALVDAGHHDPASMTPFPTMRELFSVGWGRPDVREQWKHASREGRAEMLRDAKSRPYEPDPERSHSPASPYGAEWYGSAEDICRVHAGLQTGATGPTAPVRDIVSAIPGIDLDREKWPYIAAKAGNLPGDLTFSWYAVDRTGQPWVLSLQMNWTRYHSPATAGWLMMTIKQMFGLIPVGQPAAR